The following coding sequences lie in one Sedimentibacter sp. MB35-C1 genomic window:
- a CDS encoding BTAD domain-containing putative transcriptional regulator, whose translation MDIISVKLLGTPSVKLNNKYVSFPYKKSEALFYYILINKKISREEAINIFWADSGEETGRKNLRDALYKIKTSTIESIFSNSKSFIEFSNNLIIESDVGKINETNAVNLYTGDFLLNFSVKNCYDFENWMHDKRNHYRNIYVKSVYSKMNELISISDFSSIEKYGNILIKNDPYNEKTYRYLMKTHALSEDYNKAIKLYYELSDVLKKDLDVEPELKTKKLFKEILDLKNTINSNYENNYINLKSKVENLTDYYTMYHETYPSLSSETIEASDTSNISDIESELKNIEKDLDTIDDLDTEYIKIKMKASYLAGRYYISIGEYEKGIKNIQISIRLANKLDNLIYLLSNYKQMIFYAIQTGNNDTMNDYINKCLYLLEKRDIIDERGIILRLQGLYFIKTGNFKEADRVLNESISIFSSLNKFSGKYSVNISACYNYLGQMNRDMENYENAYGYFMKAIDICIENSVIKGLEIFYSNAGQALYNLGRFKEAEELINKSIEYFDKFNVIWGRDFAEYYKALLEIKKGNYTEAKFHSKKAYNLAKKLDNPRSLYLIKKLM comes from the coding sequence ATGGATATTATTTCGGTAAAACTTCTGGGAACTCCGTCAGTAAAACTTAATAATAAATATGTAAGTTTCCCATACAAAAAATCGGAAGCATTATTTTACTATATCCTCATAAATAAAAAAATATCCAGAGAAGAAGCAATCAACATATTTTGGGCAGACTCAGGAGAGGAAACGGGAAGAAAAAATTTAAGAGATGCTCTGTACAAAATAAAGACAAGCACAATTGAAAGCATCTTTTCCAATTCAAAATCATTTATAGAATTTTCAAACAATCTGATTATTGAATCTGATGTGGGCAAAATTAACGAAACAAACGCAGTTAATCTGTATACAGGCGATTTTTTATTAAATTTTTCCGTGAAAAACTGCTATGATTTTGAAAATTGGATGCATGATAAAAGAAACCACTACAGAAATATATACGTTAAATCCGTATACAGTAAAATGAACGAGCTAATAAGCATAAGCGATTTTAGCAGCATTGAGAAGTACGGGAATATTCTCATAAAAAACGACCCTTACAATGAAAAAACCTATCGTTATTTAATGAAGACACACGCGCTTTCCGAGGATTATAACAAAGCCATAAAACTTTATTATGAACTGTCTGACGTATTGAAAAAAGATTTGGATGTTGAACCGGAACTTAAAACAAAGAAACTTTTCAAAGAAATTTTAGATCTAAAAAATACCATTAATTCGAACTATGAAAACAATTATATTAATTTAAAAAGTAAAGTTGAAAATTTAACCGATTACTACACCATGTACCATGAGACCTATCCTTCTTTGTCATCTGAAACAATAGAAGCTTCAGATACTTCAAATATAAGTGACATTGAATCAGAACTAAAAAATATTGAAAAAGATTTAGACACCATAGATGATTTAGATACTGAATACATAAAAATAAAAATGAAAGCTTCTTACCTTGCAGGAAGATACTATATTTCCATAGGTGAATATGAAAAAGGAATTAAAAACATACAAATAAGCATTAGGCTGGCAAATAAACTTGATAATTTAATATATTTGTTAAGTAATTACAAGCAAATGATTTTCTATGCAATACAAACCGGCAATAATGATACCATGAATGATTATATTAACAAATGCTTATATCTTTTGGAGAAAAGAGACATTATAGATGAAAGGGGCATAATTCTAAGACTGCAGGGACTTTATTTTATTAAGACAGGTAACTTCAAAGAAGCGGACAGAGTATTGAATGAATCTATTAGCATTTTTTCAAGCCTGAATAAATTCAGCGGCAAGTACAGTGTTAACATTTCCGCATGCTACAATTATCTGGGGCAAATGAACCGAGATATGGAAAATTATGAAAACGCCTATGGTTATTTTATGAAAGCGATAGATATATGCATTGAAAACTCAGTTATCAAGGGTTTGGAAATTTTTTATTCAAACGCCGGGCAAGCGCTGTACAACTTAGGAAGATTCAAGGAAGCTGAAGAATTAATAAATAAATCCATTGAATATTTTGATAAATTTAATGTTATTTGGGGAAGAGACTTTGCAGAATACTATAAAGCGCTGTTGGAAATAAAAAAAGGGAATTATACAGAAGCTAAATTTCATTCAAAAAAAGCATACAACCTTGCAAAAAAACTTGATAATCCCAGATCTTTGTACCTAATTAAAAAACTTATGTGA
- a CDS encoding urocanate hydratase, translated as MNNSDISKAMTIKLDDILPEYPVFKDGVRRAPKRELTLNQREIKLALKNALRYVPESLHEELAPEFLEELMTMGRIYGYRFMPKERIYGKPIDEYKGNCIEGKAFQVMIDNNLNHDVALYPYELVTYGETGQVCQNWMQYRLIKKYLEQLTDEQTLAILSGHPLGLFKSHKTSPRVILSNGLMIGMFDNPHDWAKATAMGCSSYGQMTAGGWMYIGPQGIVHGTFNTLINAGRKELGIPDDKDLAGHLFITSGLGGMSGAQPKAIEIANGVGIIAEVDYSRIETRINQGWVSKATESLEEAFKTAQEYIDKKQTISIAYHGNIVDLLEYAVDNNIHVDLLSDQTSCHVPYDGGYCPKGLTFEERTELLNRDRDKFAQLVDKSLAEHFRAVKTLVDRGTYFFDYGNAFMKAVFDSGIKEISKNGVDTSEGFIFPSYVEDIMGPMLFDYGYGPFRWVCLSGKPEDLRKTDHAAMSVINPDRRGQDRDNYIWIRDAEKNKLVVGTQARILYQDALGRRDIALKFNEMVRNGEIGPVMLGRDHHDTGGTDSPYRETSNIYDGSNVTADMAVHCFAGNAARGMSLVALHNGGGVGISKSINGGFGMVLDGSKRVDDILKKSIPWDTMVGVSRRNWARNDHSIETSMEYNNKFAGQDHITIPYLANDKLIEETVKNYSK; from the coding sequence ATTAATAATTCAGACATTTCAAAAGCTATGACTATTAAATTAGATGATATTCTGCCGGAATATCCCGTTTTTAAAGATGGAGTGAGAAGGGCTCCAAAAAGAGAGCTTACACTCAATCAAAGGGAAATCAAACTTGCATTAAAGAATGCCTTAAGGTATGTTCCTGAAAGTCTGCATGAAGAATTAGCACCGGAGTTTCTTGAAGAATTAATGACCATGGGAAGAATTTACGGCTACAGGTTCATGCCTAAGGAAAGAATTTACGGGAAACCTATCGATGAATATAAAGGAAACTGCATAGAAGGAAAAGCATTTCAGGTTATGATTGACAACAATTTAAACCATGATGTAGCATTATATCCCTATGAGCTTGTAACCTACGGTGAAACCGGACAGGTGTGCCAAAATTGGATGCAGTACAGGCTTATAAAAAAATATCTGGAGCAGCTGACAGATGAACAGACACTTGCTATTTTGTCCGGCCATCCACTGGGACTTTTTAAATCTCATAAAACAAGCCCTCGTGTTATTTTGTCCAACGGATTGATGATAGGGATGTTTGATAACCCGCATGATTGGGCGAAGGCGACTGCAATGGGATGTTCCAGCTATGGACAGATGACCGCAGGAGGATGGATGTACATAGGACCTCAGGGAATTGTTCACGGTACATTTAACACCTTGATAAATGCAGGAAGAAAAGAGCTTGGAATCCCTGATGACAAGGATTTGGCAGGACATTTGTTCATAACGTCCGGTCTTGGAGGAATGAGCGGTGCTCAACCTAAAGCAATTGAGATAGCAAACGGAGTGGGAATAATTGCGGAAGTTGATTATTCCAGAATTGAAACGAGGATAAATCAGGGGTGGGTTTCAAAGGCAACGGAAAGCTTGGAGGAAGCTTTTAAAACTGCGCAGGAATATATAGATAAAAAGCAAACCATATCAATAGCCTATCACGGAAATATAGTTGATTTGCTTGAATATGCAGTTGATAACAATATACATGTTGATTTACTGTCTGATCAGACTTCTTGTCACGTTCCATATGACGGAGGATACTGTCCTAAAGGACTGACATTTGAAGAAAGAACTGAGCTGCTAAACAGAGACCGGGATAAATTTGCCCAGCTTGTTGATAAATCTTTGGCAGAACATTTCAGAGCAGTTAAAACTCTTGTTGACAGAGGAACTTATTTCTTTGACTATGGCAATGCTTTCATGAAAGCGGTATTTGACTCTGGAATAAAGGAAATATCAAAAAACGGTGTTGATACAAGTGAAGGATTTATATTCCCATCTTATGTTGAGGATATAATGGGTCCGATGTTGTTTGACTATGGATACGGCCCCTTCAGATGGGTATGCTTAAGCGGTAAACCTGAGGATCTCAGGAAAACAGATCATGCGGCCATGTCTGTGATAAACCCTGATAGAAGAGGGCAGGACAGGGATAATTATATATGGATTCGTGATGCTGAGAAAAATAAGTTGGTAGTCGGAACACAGGCCAGGATTTTATACCAGGATGCTCTGGGAAGAAGAGATATAGCATTAAAATTCAATGAAATGGTGAGAAATGGTGAGATAGGTCCTGTTATGCTTGGAAGAGATCACCACGATACAGGAGGTACGGATTCTCCTTACAGAGAGACGTCGAATATTTATGACGGAAGCAATGTTACGGCAGACATGGCTGTTCACTGCTTTGCAGGAAATGCGGCCAGAGGAATGAGTCTTGTTGCTCTGCACAACGGCGGCGGTGTAGGAATAAGCAAATCCATAAACGGAGGATTTGGAATGGTTCTGGACGGAAGCAAAAGAGTTGATGATATCCTTAAAAAGTCCATACCATGGGATACTATGGTAGGAGTGTCCAGAAGAAATTGGGCAAGAAACGATCATTCAATAGAAACATCAATGGAATATAACAATAAATTCGCGGGACAGGATCATATAACAATTCCTTACCTTGCAAATGATAAATTAATCGAAGAAACTGTTAAGAACTATAGCAAATAG
- the ftcD gene encoding glutamate formimidoyltransferase has translation MNKIIECVPNFSEGRDLKKLEKILDAFRGKQDVKLLDYSSDEDHNRTVVTIVGEPDALKSAVVEAIGKAVELIDLTKHDGQHPRMGAVDVIPFIPVKNATVEEADALAKDVAKEASKLYGLPFFLYEKSATAPHRENLASIRKGQFEGMKEKMKDDMWKPDFGPGTIHPTAGVTAIGARMPLVAYNVNLSTNNLDIATKIAKQVRHINGGFRYVKALGIELEDRGIVQVSMNLTDYTKTSIYRVFETIKMEAQRYGVSIVGSEIVGLVPMQALVDTADYYLRLEGFSFDQVLETRL, from the coding sequence ATGAATAAAATTATAGAATGCGTTCCTAATTTTAGCGAAGGCAGAGATTTAAAAAAACTTGAAAAAATACTTGATGCTTTTAGAGGGAAGCAAGATGTTAAGCTTTTGGATTATTCAAGCGATGAGGATCATAACAGGACAGTGGTAACAATTGTTGGCGAGCCGGATGCGCTTAAATCAGCAGTAGTAGAAGCAATAGGGAAAGCAGTTGAACTTATTGACCTTACAAAACATGATGGACAGCATCCTCGAATGGGAGCAGTTGATGTAATACCGTTTATTCCTGTGAAAAACGCTACTGTAGAGGAAGCTGACGCACTTGCGAAAGATGTTGCAAAGGAAGCGTCAAAGCTTTACGGACTTCCCTTCTTTCTTTATGAAAAATCAGCAACAGCACCTCACAGAGAAAATTTGGCAAGTATAAGAAAAGGCCAGTTTGAGGGTATGAAGGAAAAAATGAAGGATGATATGTGGAAGCCTGATTTCGGTCCGGGAACCATACATCCAACTGCCGGTGTTACTGCTATAGGAGCTAGAATGCCACTAGTTGCGTACAATGTTAATCTTTCAACAAATAATCTGGACATTGCTACAAAAATTGCAAAACAGGTGAGACATATAAACGGAGGATTCAGATACGTAAAGGCTTTGGGCATAGAGCTTGAGGACAGGGGAATCGTGCAGGTGTCCATGAATCTGACGGACTACACAAAGACGTCAATTTACAGAGTGTTTGAAACTATTAAAATGGAGGCACAACGTTACGGAGTAAGTATTGTAGGAAGTGAAATTGTAGGATTGGTTCCAATGCAGGCACTTGTTGATACAGCGGATTACTATCTGCGTTTGGAAGGATTTAGTTTTGACCAGGTGCTTGAAACAAGGCTGTAG
- the hutI gene encoding imidazolonepropionase, with protein sequence MSKLIIKNASELVTCKGEGPKHGKDMSEIGMIKNGCVVVKDGLIIDVGTTEDIIDKYMQDEYKVIDASGKAVLPGFIDSHTHLVFGGYRADEFSWRLRGDTYMSIMERGGGITSTVRATRNTSLDEFVELGMKRLDKIMAMGVTTVEGKSGYGLDRDTEMRQLEAVKKLNEMHPVDIVSTFLGPHSVLPEYKGKEDEFIDFMIEVMQYVAENNLAEFADIFCEKNVFDIEQSKRFLSEAKKSGLNLKIHADEIFQLGGTELAVELGCTSADHLLQASDEGIKMLSQSDTVATLLPATAFCLNEEYARARDMIDSGCAVALATDFNPGSCFTNSIPLIIALAAIHMKMSVEEIITALTVNAASAVGRGHVTGSIEVGKKADIIILEYPSIHFLPYHAGVNIVETVIKNGKIVKEN encoded by the coding sequence ATGAGTAAATTAATAATTAAAAATGCTTCAGAGTTGGTTACATGCAAAGGGGAAGGGCCAAAACACGGCAAAGATATGTCTGAAATAGGAATGATTAAAAACGGATGCGTGGTCGTTAAAGATGGTCTAATTATTGATGTTGGTACAACAGAGGACATTATAGATAAATACATGCAAGATGAGTACAAAGTAATAGATGCATCAGGCAAAGCGGTGCTGCCGGGATTTATAGATTCTCATACCCATCTGGTGTTTGGCGGATATAGAGCTGATGAATTTTCATGGAGGCTGAGAGGGGACACCTATATGTCAATCATGGAACGCGGGGGCGGAATTACAAGCACGGTCAGAGCAACGAGAAACACATCTCTTGATGAATTTGTTGAATTAGGAATGAAGAGGCTGGATAAAATAATGGCCATGGGTGTAACAACAGTTGAAGGAAAAAGCGGATACGGACTTGACAGAGATACGGAAATGAGGCAGCTTGAGGCCGTAAAGAAACTTAATGAAATGCATCCTGTGGATATTGTATCTACTTTTTTGGGGCCACACAGTGTACTGCCTGAATACAAAGGCAAAGAAGATGAATTCATAGATTTCATGATTGAAGTTATGCAGTATGTTGCAGAAAATAATCTTGCTGAATTTGCGGATATTTTCTGTGAAAAAAATGTGTTCGACATTGAACAGTCAAAAAGGTTTTTATCAGAAGCTAAAAAAAGCGGACTTAATTTAAAAATCCATGCTGATGAAATATTTCAACTTGGCGGGACAGAACTTGCGGTAGAGCTTGGATGCACTTCTGCGGACCATTTGTTGCAGGCATCAGATGAGGGCATAAAAATGCTTTCCCAGTCAGATACCGTTGCAACGCTGCTTCCGGCGACTGCTTTCTGCCTTAATGAGGAGTATGCAAGAGCAAGAGACATGATAGATTCCGGCTGCGCCGTAGCTTTGGCTACAGATTTTAATCCTGGAAGCTGTTTTACAAATTCTATACCGCTTATTATAGCATTGGCTGCGATTCATATGAAGATGTCTGTTGAAGAAATAATAACCGCTCTAACAGTAAATGCTGCCTCTGCAGTGGGAAGAGGCCATGTGACAGGGAGCATAGAAGTTGGAAAGAAAGCGGATATAATAATTCTTGAATACCCTTCTATACATTTTCTTCCGTATCATGCAGGGGTAAACATAGTTGAAACAGTAATAAAAAACGGGAAGATCGTAAAGGAGAACTAG
- a CDS encoding cyclodeaminase/cyclohydrolase family protein — MKNMTLEQFANVVSSNEPVPGGGSVAAVCGMLSAALSEMVANLTIGKKKYAEHEKEMLEIKEEASQLKNKLMDYIEKDSNAYNMVMDAYRLPKETQEEKETRKLAIEEGSKLAAAIPLEVAHTSYEIMHLAEAVVLRGNSNAVTDALVAAMLTRTAVLSALLNVRVNLSSISDEEFAVRYKEKSDLLEAKVLNYEKKILEYSPF, encoded by the coding sequence ATGAAAAATATGACACTGGAACAATTTGCGAATGTTGTTTCATCAAATGAGCCCGTTCCCGGAGGTGGAAGCGTTGCTGCCGTATGCGGAATGCTTAGTGCTGCTCTTTCGGAAATGGTTGCTAATCTTACAATAGGAAAGAAAAAATATGCTGAGCATGAAAAAGAAATGCTTGAAATAAAAGAAGAAGCTTCTCAACTTAAAAACAAGCTCATGGACTATATTGAAAAGGACAGCAATGCATACAACATGGTAATGGATGCTTACAGGCTTCCGAAGGAAACGCAGGAAGAGAAGGAAACCAGAAAGCTGGCAATAGAAGAAGGGTCAAAGCTTGCTGCAGCTATTCCACTTGAGGTTGCACATACATCATATGAAATTATGCATCTGGCGGAAGCGGTTGTGCTGAGAGGAAATTCAAATGCAGTAACGGATGCTCTTGTAGCTGCTATGCTCACAAGGACAGCTGTATTATCTGCTCTGCTTAACGTAAGAGTAAATCTTAGCTCTATAAGTGACGAGGAATTTGCTGTTAGATATAAAGAGAAATCTGATTTGCTTGAAGCAAAGGTTTTAAATTATGAGAAAAAAATATTGGAATATTCTCCGTTTTAA
- a CDS encoding HutP family protein: MEKKGIGKIALLLALGDDTEELKSYYENKNYIIYKGQAGSMDAKKIVAAIETAATREDLIRENYHEEHALYHAIIEALSGFCRGQVMLGEVLRSAGLTFVIVRGLLAEDEPTSGNWISVVLYGHIGSPRRGFEHEAIGMGIQPI, from the coding sequence ATGGAGAAAAAAGGAATAGGAAAAATTGCACTGCTTCTCGCTTTAGGTGACGACACAGAAGAGTTAAAATCATATTATGAAAATAAAAACTACATAATATACAAAGGGCAGGCAGGCTCCATGGACGCGAAAAAAATAGTTGCAGCAATAGAGACCGCGGCTACTCGCGAAGACTTGATAAGGGAAAACTATCATGAGGAGCATGCTTTGTATCATGCGATTATAGAGGCTCTGAGCGGATTTTGCAGAGGTCAGGTAATGCTCGGAGAGGTATTAAGAAGTGCTGGACTGACATTTGTAATTGTACGTGGACTTCTTGCGGAGGACGAACCTACCAGCGGGAATTGGATTTCTGTTGTTCTTTACGGACATATAGGTTCACCAAGGCGAGGATTTGAGCATGAAGCAATCGGTATGGGAATACAGCCGATATAG
- a CDS encoding selenium metabolism-associated LysR family transcriptional regulator: protein MKQSVWEYSRYSEVEMNTAYLRTFIEVINLKNISKAAEKLFVTQPAVSKQLQLLEKDFGAELFKKNGREIIPTEDGYILYKFAKNVLNEENKIYSQLRRDDNKLSGKLEIYTSSMPAEYYIHDLIVEFSKMYPEVTYSIMKVDSSKVFKNIEEGFTSFGFTGTPPKSRKIKNICIAEDEIVIVAPSEKKDEFNGDKLNVKDIVNQKFILRENGSATLQVFEKFLRKNHIKLSELNVVIQTEDNEMIKKFLAENLGIAILPKKTVENEVKEGKMFILNLGDVKLKRKLYYIYEQDRYFSKIENKFKEFMINKHMCQ from the coding sequence ATGAAGCAATCGGTATGGGAATACAGCCGATATAGTGAGGTAGAAATGAATACAGCTTATTTAAGAACATTTATCGAAGTTATTAATCTGAAAAACATATCAAAGGCTGCTGAAAAATTGTTTGTAACTCAGCCTGCTGTGTCGAAGCAGCTTCAATTGCTTGAAAAGGATTTTGGGGCCGAATTGTTTAAGAAAAATGGAAGAGAAATAATTCCTACGGAAGACGGCTATATTTTGTATAAGTTTGCTAAAAATGTGCTGAACGAGGAGAACAAAATATATTCACAGCTGAGAAGAGATGATAACAAGCTTAGCGGAAAACTGGAGATATATACAAGTTCAATGCCGGCTGAGTACTACATACATGATTTAATAGTAGAATTCAGCAAAATGTATCCGGAAGTTACTTATTCTATTATGAAAGTAGACTCCAGCAAGGTATTTAAGAATATAGAGGAAGGCTTTACAAGCTTTGGTTTTACTGGAACACCTCCGAAATCAAGAAAGATTAAAAACATATGCATTGCTGAAGATGAGATAGTGATTGTGGCTCCTTCCGAAAAAAAGGATGAATTTAACGGAGATAAGTTAAATGTCAAGGATATTGTAAACCAGAAATTTATATTAAGAGAAAACGGTTCTGCAACTTTGCAGGTTTTTGAAAAATTTTTAAGAAAAAATCATATTAAGCTTAGTGAGCTGAATGTGGTAATTCAGACCGAGGACAATGAAATGATAAAAAAATTTCTTGCTGAAAATCTGGGTATAGCCATTCTACCTAAAAAAACCGTTGAAAACGAAGTTAAAGAAGGAAAAATGTTTATTTTGAATCTGGGCGACGTAAAGCTCAAAAGAAAACTTTACTATATCTATGAGCAGGATAGATATTTTTCCAAGATAGAAAACAAATTTAAGGAATTTATGATTAATAAGCACATGTGTCAATAA
- a CDS encoding superoxide dismutase — protein MNYINAKHYNFSNVKFFSPMQLSQHYVLYTRYVDSLNKVMESLSSDKTYSTCSPNYSQVRSDQKAKTFCYDAVMLHELYFENLTGRNTRMYGQIESLINKIFGSYENFIDKFKCIGLSMHGWVLLCYDRFRDEYCIYGQDSHDEGVILCSEPLIVMDVYEHAYMMDYGINRSEYIDAFIANLDYSIVNKRLSSLIFEKPSNRLNA, from the coding sequence ATGAATTATATAAATGCAAAGCACTATAATTTTTCTAACGTTAAATTCTTCTCACCAATGCAGTTAAGTCAGCATTATGTTTTATATACAAGATACGTAGACAGCTTAAACAAGGTTATGGAAAGTCTCAGCAGTGATAAAACATATTCAACATGCAGTCCCAATTACAGTCAAGTAAGGTCAGATCAGAAAGCAAAAACTTTTTGCTATGATGCAGTCATGCTCCATGAATTATACTTTGAGAATCTCACAGGTCGCAACACGAGAATGTACGGACAAATTGAATCTCTTATCAATAAAATCTTCGGATCATACGAAAATTTCATTGATAAATTCAAGTGTATCGGATTATCCATGCACGGATGGGTTTTGCTGTGCTACGACCGGTTTAGAGATGAATATTGTATTTACGGCCAGGATTCCCATGATGAAGGTGTTATCCTCTGCTCCGAACCTCTTATCGTAATGGATGTATATGAGCATGCATACATGATGGATTATGGAATAAATAGATCGGAATATATTGATGCGTTCATTGCCAACTTGGATTACAGCATTGTAAATAAAAGATTAAGCAGCTTAATTTTTGAAAAACCCAGTAACCGTCTTAATGCGTAA